A window of Tripterygium wilfordii isolate XIE 37 chromosome 7, ASM1340144v1, whole genome shotgun sequence contains these coding sequences:
- the LOC120002966 gene encoding zinc finger protein ZOP1-like, producing MTEYWVSQGKKWCDFCKIFISNNTSSIRNHELGERHKESVSKRLTSMRKDKAAKEKEEKETARALEQIEAKAKRSYQKDIAKNQEVRESNAHGPDFLGDDQEEWQYDSSSGYHYNSGNGLYYDPNSGFYYSDAIGKWVTQEEAYASTVVSSDSRRKESTFKKPPPTSEASSVNANKGPAGNGPAPGPVVAASLNPMRSVKGAPSSFAVNKRKRQDVKAKPKTISEAERAALKAREAAKKRVEEREKPLLGLYKH from the exons ATGACTGAG TATTGGGTTAGCCAAGGAAAGAAATGGTGCGACTTCTGCAAAATCTTCATATCAAACAATACTTCCAGTATAAGGAATCATGAGCTTGGTGAACGTCACAAGGAAAGTGTGTCCAAGCGTCTTACTTCTATGAGGAAAGACAAAGCCGcaaaggagaaggaagagaaagaaacTGCGCGTGCGCTTGAGCAAATTGAAGCA AAAGCTAAGCGCAGCTATCAAAAGGACATAGCAAAAAATCAGGAGGTCAGAGAGTCTAATGCCCATGGACCGGATTTTCTAGGGGATGACCAAGAGG AGTGGCAGTATGACAGCTCTTCAGGCTATCACTACAATTCAGGAAATGGTTTATACTATGATCCAAACTCAGGCTTTTACTATTCTGATGCTATAG GCAAATGGGTGACACAAGAAGAGGCATATGCTTCAACTGTGGTGTCATCAGACTCCAGACGTAAAGAATCCACTTTTAAAAAGCCTCCACCGACATCAGAGGCAAGTTCAGTTAACGCAAACAAAGGTCCTGCTGGAAATGGACCTGCACCAGGTCCAGTTGTAGCAGCTTCCTTGAACCCTATGAGATCTGTCAAAGGTGCTCCTTCATCATTCGCTGTTAACAAGCGAAAAAGGCAAGATGTGAAGGCTAAGCCAAAAACCATTTCTGAAGCAGAGAGAGCTGCACTTAAAGCTAGGGAGGCTGCAAAGAAGAGAgttgaggagagagagaaaccaTTGCTTGGTCTTTACAAACACTGA
- the LOC120002056 gene encoding protein ALP1-like: MDESFLLMLSNLLHLHNSLDPTTSLIFTTSTAAITTGTSSPLQSPSSPTSLLSSSSPAPLLFLTLAALLSFLASSKTPKSKSPSPPQSPDNSGTPYSVSAFRALSTDHIWSLDPPLRDAQWRSLYGLSYPVFTTVVEKLKPFIAASNLSLPSDYAVAMVLSRLAHGYSSKTLASRYSLEPYLISKITNMVTRLLATKLYAEFVKIPVSRSRLIETTQAFEELTSLPNICGAIDGSPIKIHNLRQSSDQMNNSYRCKYGYNSVLMQVVADHKKIFWDVCVKAPGGASDAAHLRDSLLYNRLISGDVVWDKVINVRGHHVRPYIVGDWSYPLLSFLMTPFSPNGMGTPAQNLFDGMLMKGRSVVVESIGLLKRRWKILQDLNVDLNHAPQTIVACCVLHNLCQIAKEPEPEPWKEPDEGGPIPRVMETEKSFHYYGESLRQSLADDLHQRLSLR, translated from the coding sequence ATGGACGAATCTTTCTTGCTGATGCTATCAAACCTCCTCCACCTCCACAACTCACTTGACCCGACCACCTCCCTCATCTTCACCACCTCCACCGCCGCCATCACCACTGGTACGTCCTCCCCTCTTCAATCTCCTTCCTCTCCAACCTctcttctctcctcctcctctcccgCTCCACTCCTCTTCCTCACCCTCGCGGCTCTCCTATCCTTCCTTGCCTCCTCCAAAACCCCCAAATCAAAGTCCCCTTCGCCTCCCCAATCTCCTGATAACTCTGGCACCCCTTACTCCGTCTCCGCATTTCGTGCTCTCTCCACGGATCACATCTGGTCCCTCGACCCTCCTCTTCGCGACGCCCAATGGAGGTCCCTCTATGGACTCTCTTACCCTGTCTTCACTACCGTTGTTGAAAAGCTCAAGCCCTTCATTGCCGCTTCCAATCTCTCCCTCCCATCCGATTATGCCGTCGCGATGGTTCTCTCGCGGCTTGCTCACGGTtactcctccaaaaccctagctTCTCGATACTCTCTGGAGCCCTATTTGATATCCAAGATCACGAACATGGTTACTCGCTTATTGGCCACCAAGTTGTATGCTGAGTTCGTCAAGATTCCTGTTAGTCGTAGTCGTTTGATTGAAACGACGCAGGCATTTGAAGAGCTCACTTCGCTGCCTAACATCTGTGGTGCCATTGATGGGAGCCCCATCAAGATCCATAATTTGAGGCAATCGTCAGATCAAATGAATAATTCGTATAGGTGCAAATATGGGTATAATTCGGTTTTGATGCAGGTTGTGGCTGATCATAAGAAGATATTCTGGGATGTGTGCGTGAAGGCGCCTGGTGGTGCCAGCGATGCTGCGCATTTGAGGGATAGCTTGTTGTACAACAGGTTGATTTCAGGTGATGTTGTGTGGGATAAGGTGATCAATGTGAGGGGACACCATGTGAGGCCTTACATAGTTGGGGATTGGTCTTACCCTTTGTTGTCATTCTTGATGACACCCTTTTCGCCCAACGGGATGGGGACACCAGCACAGAACTTGTTTGATGGGATGTTGATGAAAGGTCGGTCTGTAGTGGTGGAGTCGATTGGGTTGTTGAAGAGGAGGTGGAAGATTCTGCAGGATTTGAATGTGGATCTTAATCATGCACCACAGACTATTGTTGCTTGTTGTGTGTTGCATAACTTGTGCCAGATTGCAAAGGAGCCAGAGCCGGAGCCTTGGAAGGAGCCCGATGAGGGTGGACCTATTCCAAGGGTTATGGAGACTGAGAAGTCGTTTCATTATTACGGGGAAAGTTTGAGGCAGTCTTTGGCTGATGATCTGCACCAAAGGCTTTCGTTGAGATAG
- the LOC120002055 gene encoding CDPK-related protein kinase-like — MGTCASKPPKPNPYAPRDQPNVLPEPAQTPKSTVSRDLVTAIKESPFFPFYTPSPAHGVKAPESPANSTPRRIFRLPFPPPSPAKHIKAVLRHRREKTVAKIPEDEESEERTELDKRFGFSKEFTSRLEVAEEVGRGHFGYTCSAKFKKGERKGQKVAVKVIPKSKMTTAIAVEDVRREVKILRSLTGHSNLVQFYDAFEDTENIYIVMELCEGGELLDRILSRGGKYSEDDAKTVLVQILNVVAFCHLQGVVHRDLKPENFLYTSKDENSQLKAIDFGLSDFVRPDERLNDIVGSAYYVAPEVLHRSYSTEADVWSVGVIAYILLCGGRPFWARTESGIFRAVLKAEPSFDEAPWPSLSSEAKDFVKLLLNKDPRKRMTAAQALSHRWIRNHCDVKVPLDILIFRLMKAYLRSSSLRKAALRALSRTLTADELFYLKEQFALLDPENNGSITLEDIKMVLMKNATDSMRESRIPDYLISLNAPQYRRMDFEEFCAAALGVHQLEALDRWEQHARCAYEIFEKDGNRAIVIEELASELGLGPSIPVHAILNDWIRHTDGKLSFLGFVKLLHGESTRR, encoded by the exons atgggAACCTGCGCCTCCAAGCCTCCCAAACCAAACCCTTACGCTCCTAGAGATCAGCCTAATGTCCTTCCTGAACCTGCGCAGACTCCGAAGTCGACGGTGAGTCGGGACCTTGTCACCGCCATCAAGGAGTCTCCGTTCTTCCCCTTCTATACCCCGAGCCCTGCCCATGGCGTTAAGGCTCCGGAATCTCCGGCCAACTCCACTCCGAGGAGGATCTTTAGACTGCCTTTCCCTCCGCCTTCTCCGGCAAAGCACATTAAGGCGGTGCTCAGACATCGGAGGGAGAAGACGGTGGCCAAGATTCCGGAGGATGAGGAGAGTGAAGAGCGGACGGAGTTGGACAAGAGATTCGGGTTCTCGAAGGAGTTCACTAGTCGGTTAGAGGTTGCGGAGGAGGTCGGCCGAGGTCATTTTGGGTATACTTGCTCCGCCAAGTTCAAAAAGGGTGAACGCAAAGGCCAGAAAGTCGCTGTCAAGGTCATCCCCAAGTCTAAG ATGACCACAGCTATTGCAGTAGAGGATGTAAGAAGGGAAGTGAAAATTTTACGCTCCTTGACAGGACATAGCAATCTTGTACAATTCTATGATGCATTTGAAGACACTGAAAATATCTATATAGTTATGGA GTTATGTGAAGGAGGGGAACTTTTAGACAGAATACTTTCACG GGGTGGGAAATACTCAGAAGATGATGCCAAGACTGTCTTGGTGCAAATACTTAATGTGGTTGCCTTTTGTCATCTTCAGGGTGTGGTGCACCGAGATCTCAAACCAGAG AACTTCTTGTATACTTCTAAAGATGAGAATTCCCAGCTGAAAGCCATAGACTTTGGCTTGTCAGATTTTGTCAGACCAG ATGAAAGGCTTAATGACATTGTAGGAAGTGCATATTATGTGGCTCCTGAAGTTCTGCATAGATCTTATAGTACAGAAGCAGACGTATGGAGTGTAGGCGTAATCGCATACATTTTATTATGTGGTGGTCGTCCTTTTTGGGCTCGGACAGAGTCCGGCATTTTCCGGGCTGTCTTGAAAGCTGAACCAAGTTTTGATGAAGCTCCTTGGCCTTCGTTATCTTCAGAGGCGAAGGATTTTGTCAAGCTTCTATTGAATAAGGACCCCAGAAAGCGAATGACAGCTGCTCAGGCTTTAA GTCATCGTTGGATCCGGAATCATTGTGATGTAAAAGTTCCACTTGATATTTTGATATTTCGACTCATGAAGGCATACTTGCGATCATCATCTTTGCGTAAGGCCGCTTTAAGG GCTCTGTCTAGAACCTTAACTGCTGACGAACTCTTTTATCTGAAGGAGCAATTTGCATTGTTAGATCCTGAAAATAATGGTAGCATAACCTTAGAAGATATTAAGATG GTTCTAATGAAAAATGCGACAGATTCAATGAGGGAGTCTCGCATTCCTGATTATCTTATTTCG CTAAATGCACCTCAATATAGAAGAATGGACTTTGAAGAGTTCTGTGCAGCTGCATTAGGTGTCCACCAGCTGGAGGCACTTGATCGTTGGGAACAACATGCCCGTTGTGCATATGAGATTTTTGAGAAGGATGGAAATAGAGCTATTGTGATTGAGGAACTTGCTTCA GAACTTGGGCTAGGTCCCTCCATCCCAGTTCATGCCATTCTCAATGATTGGATTAGACACACTGATGGCAAGCTAAGTTTCCTTGGTTTTGTAAAATTGCTCCATGGTGAGTCCACCcgaagatga